TGGAGGAAGGCCCGGGTCGCCGGCGCCCGGCCGATCAGGTTCTTGTATTGGTACTTGAGCTGCAAAGCCTCTTGGGATTTTTCCAGGGCCCGTTGGGCTTGCTCCAAATCCTGCACCGTCTTCTCGTAGCGGGTGGCATTGTGCACCGCCAATCCCAGGATGTCGGCCAAGCCGCCGAGATAGGCGAGGTCGTTCAAGGCGGCCTCGCCGGGCCGGCGGGAGTCGAGATAGATCGCGCCCAGGGTTTGGCCGCGGAAACGGAAGGGCAGCACCGCCACCCCGCGGAGGTCGAGGGCTTGGACGCTGCGGGCCAAGGGGATCTGCTCGTCGTGCTGGGCGTTGACCGTGATCAGCGGCTTGCCGCTGGCCAAGGCTTGGCGAGTCAAAGACCAGCTCAAGGCTTCGTGACCGTCGGGTCCGAAGTCCTCGGGCCGGATCTGGTGGGATTGGAGGATCGAAAGCCGCTCGCCTTCCTTGAGGATGAGAAAGCCTCGCTCCATTCCGGAAAATTCGAGGAGCCGGGCCAGGATCTTGGCGCTGAGCTCCTGGAGATCGAGCTCGCCGGTCAGCTCCCGAACCCATTCCAGGATCGAGTCGAGTCGGGAATCGGATTTGAAAGAGTTCATGACGCGGACCTCCCAAAGTTCACGGTAAAATTGTCGGAAAAATGCGCGGTAATCGGCGGGCATGGCGGCGCAAGTGCGCTCGGCCAAGTGCCGCGACCAAATTTGCAGCGGTTCGGGCCATTCGCGGTCTTGAGCCAGGGCCCGGCGCCTGGCCCGGAGCAGGTTGTCCAGAACGAACTCGACGTCGCCGCCCTTGCGCAGCTCCTCGGCGCTGAAATAGATCTTGTCGGAGCGCAGCCCCTCTTCGGTGAAGGCGGCGAGCAGAGCTTGGAGGAAGGTGGCTCGCTGGCCCAGCAGCGGGTCGGAATGTTTCCGTCCCAGCTCGCGGGCCTGCTCCAGGCCGGCGGCGGCCGCGGCGTCCTCGCCCAGGGCCCAGTCGATCTCGGCCAGCGAGATCAAGAGGTCGCCTTGGTCGGCGGCGCTCAAAGGGCCGGCCAAGGGCCGGCGGTTGGCTTCGAGGATGCCCCGGGCCTGGACGAAGTCGCCGCGCTTCTTGGCCAAGTCGGCCCGCAGCAATTCGGCGTAGCCTTCGAGCTGGCGGTTGGGCGCGAGAGCCAGGGCTTGGCCGGCGGCCTCGATCAGGGCTTCGGATTTTTCGAGATGGCCGGCGAAGCGAAGCAGCCCCGCCAAATTGAGGTCAGTCTTGGCCTTCTCGGTCTTGAGGCCCAAGGCTTCGTGGAGCTCGGCTGCCCGCCCGTAGCTGTCGAAAGCAGCTTCCCAGCGACCCTGGCCGGTTTGGACGTTGGCCAAGTTCATCAGAGCCAGGGCTTCGGCCGCGACCGCGCCGGCTTGGCGCGCGCCCGCCAGCGTCTTGGCGTAGGCGGCCTCGGCTTCGGGCAGGCGGCGTTCGAAATAAAAAAGATTGCCCCGGAAATTGTCGAGAGCCCGCTGAGTGGCCGGATCGCCGGAGTTGGCCGAGCTCGGCTGGAGCTCGTCGAGCGCGGCTTCGACTTGGCCGGTGTAATAGAGGGCGGTCGCCTTGGCGAGGCGGGCCCGATTGTCGTCGAGCTCGGGATGGGCTCGGGCTTGCTCGAGGGCCTCGGCGTAGCGGCCCCGGCGGTTGAGCAGGAGCAACTTCAAGAGCTCGGCTTCGGGCGCGGCCAAGCGCGGCAGGAGAGCTTCAAGCTCGGCGAGCTGGCCGGTCTTGAGCAAGAGCTCGGCCCAGGTCGTCAGCTCCTTTTCGCCCAGCTCCGATTTTTGCTGCAGGTAGCGGATCGCCTCGCGCTCGTGGGAGTAGGCTTGGGTGGCGCGGAGATGCTCAGCCGGCTGGAGCCGCGGCGGCTGGGGCTCGAGCGCTTCCTTCAGTCCCAAGGCCCGGTTGATCGCCGCGATCACGTCGTTGCATTCGGCGAAGCGGTGGCCGGGCTCCTTGGCCAGGAGACGCAAGGCCACCAGGCCCAGCTCGGCCGGAATCCCGGCCCGCGTCACCGCCGGGTTGGTCGGCGTTTCCAGGGCATGCTGCTGGAGCAAGCCCTCGAAGTCTTGGGCGCCGAAAGGATAGCGGCCGGCGATCAAGGCGTAGAGCAGGCAGCCCAAAGAATAGAGGTCGCTGGGGATGGTCGGTGGATGCCCCCAAAAAATTTCCGGCGCCATGGTTCGGGGGGTGCCCCGGATATGGCTGACCGCCCGGTGGCGCGGGGCGAGAAATTCCAAGTCGATGATGACGGCGCCGCGCGCTGGATGGACCAAGAGGTTGGCTCCGCTCAAGTCGCCGTGAGCCAGGCCTTGAAAATGCAGGGTGGCGAGAGCGCGAAGGGCCTGGGCCGTCCAAGCGCCGATGACTTCGGCATTCCATTGGCCGAAAAATTCGGCAAGCGGCCGGCCCTCGACGAATTCGCGGCGGTAGAGCTCGATGCCGTCCTCGAGCTCGTAGCCGATGGCTCGGGGCAGGCCCGGATGATCGAGGCGAGAGAGAAAATCGAACTCGCTGCGATAAGCCGGCTCGCCTTGCTTTTTGAGCTTGAGGAGATGATGGCCGGCGAGGCCGTTCAATTCCCAGGTCTCGACCCCGCGGATATCTTGGAGCAGGCGCTTTTCGGAATAGAAGGAATCCAGGCGAGTGGGTAAGGAAGCCATGGTAACGAAATGCTACCCCTTTCATTCAAACTTGGCGAAGGCTTAATTTTCCCTACCCGGGAAATTCAAATCTCCAATTTTTTCAAGAGTCTCTGATGCTGGCCTCGAACTTGCTAAAGTTTTTGCTTGGACCTCCAGTCCAACCAGGGTTCCGGACCGAGGAACCGTGTGGGAATTTGAGGCCACGCCGTAGGTTCTTTTTTTGAAGAGAATCCAGGAGACGGCGTGAGCCTCTTTTTTATTTCTTCCCCTCGATCATGTCTAGGCAATGTTCCAGGACTTGGGCCGCCGCCTCCGGTTTGGCCAGAGCTCGGGCCTTTCGGCCCATCTCCGTTAATCGTTCGGGATGCTCGGCGTAATGCCGCAGCCGCTCGCCGAGCTTGGCGCCGCTCAGCTCGGCGTTGAGGATCATCTCGGCCGCGCCCGAAGCCACCATCTCGGCGGCGTTGAAGCGCTGGTGATCGTCGGCCGCGAAGGGATAGGGCACCAGGATCGAAGCCAGGCCGAGGTTTTGCAGCTCGCCGATGGTGCCGGCGCCGGCCCGGCAAAGCATCAGGTCGGCCCGGGCGTAATGCGGCGCCAAATCTTGGGAGAAGGGAAACACTTCGGCGGCGAAACCGGCGGCGGCGTAGGCCGCCTTCACCGCCTCGAAATCCTGGCCGCCGGTCTGGTGAATGAAGCGGTAACGGCCGGTTCGGTCCTTCAGCCCGGGCAGGGCCTCCATCACCGCGACGTTGAGGGCGTGGGCGCCCTGGGATCCACCCATCACGAAGAGGCAAAACTGACCGGCTTCCTTGGCCGCGGCCGGAGCTTGCAGGCGGCGGGCCGGATTTCCGGTCAGTTGGGTCTTGGCCGGCGAGAAATATTCCTTGGCCTTCTCGAAGGCGATGAAGATTTTGCCGGCGAAGCGGCCGAGCTGGCGGTTGGTGAAACCGGGAACCGAATTCTGCTCGATGAGCGCGGTCGGCAGGCCGGCGTAATGGGCGGCTAGGACCATCGCGCCGCTGGCGTAACCGCCGATGCCGATCACGATATCGGGTTGAAATTTTTTCAGGATCTTTTTCGACTGGCGGTAGGCCTTGGGCAGGCGCAGGAGACTGCGGACCCGGGCGACCCAGCCCGAGCCCTTGAGCGGCGTGGCCTCGATGAAGTCGAGATCGAAGCCGGCCTTCGG
This is a stretch of genomic DNA from bacterium. It encodes these proteins:
- a CDS encoding sigma 54-interacting transcriptional regulator, encoding MASLPTRLDSFYSEKRLLQDIRGVETWELNGLAGHHLLKLKKQGEPAYRSEFDFLSRLDHPGLPRAIGYELEDGIELYRREFVEGRPLAEFFGQWNAEVIGAWTAQALRALATLHFQGLAHGDLSGANLLVHPARGAVIIDLEFLAPRHRAVSHIRGTPRTMAPEIFWGHPPTIPSDLYSLGCLLYALIAGRYPFGAQDFEGLLQQHALETPTNPAVTRAGIPAELGLVALRLLAKEPGHRFAECNDVIAAINRALGLKEALEPQPPRLQPAEHLRATQAYSHEREAIRYLQQKSELGEKELTTWAELLLKTGQLAELEALLPRLAAPEAELLKLLLLNRRGRYAEALEQARAHPELDDNRARLAKATALYYTGQVEAALDELQPSSANSGDPATQRALDNFRGNLFYFERRLPEAEAAYAKTLAGARQAGAVAAEALALMNLANVQTGQGRWEAAFDSYGRAAELHEALGLKTEKAKTDLNLAGLLRFAGHLEKSEALIEAAGQALALAPNRQLEGYAELLRADLAKKRGDFVQARGILEANRRPLAGPLSAADQGDLLISLAEIDWALGEDAAAAAGLEQARELGRKHSDPLLGQRATFLQALLAAFTEEGLRSDKIYFSAEELRKGGDVEFVLDNLLRARRRALAQDREWPEPLQIWSRHLAERTCAAMPADYRAFFRQFYRELWEVRVMNSFKSDSRLDSILEWVRELTGELDLQELSAKILARLLEFSGMERGFLILKEGERLSILQSHQIRPEDFGPDGHEALSWSLTRQALASGKPLITVNAQHDEQIPLARSVQALDLRGVAVLPFRFRGQTLGAIYLDSRRPGEAALNDLAYLGGLADILGLAVHNATRYEKTVQDLEQAQRALEKSQEALQLKYQYKNLIGRAPATRAFLQRVDRVTEVRATVLILGESGVGKELIARAIHYNGPLKKGPFVATNCGAIPENLVESELFGHERGSFTGAIESHAGLFEQANRGTLFLDEIGEMPLPVQAKLLRVLQDGEVRRVGGCADRKVQVRVIAATHRNLKEEVKAGRFREDLFYRLSVAEVTIPPLRERQEDIPLLADHFLEKFAEQNQSAKKSLDPKVLAAMALYGWPGNVRELENLVYNLCIFSDGHRIGPEDLRQRPDLAALLDLPLPPAIEKKVEAASADPLRDAIDRGEINLSEAKRRFEREEIVRALALHRGKVGEAARHLGIPRPQLSRLLSYHHLQKEPV
- the murG gene encoding undecaprenyldiphospho-muramoylpentapeptide beta-N-acetylglucosaminyltransferase — translated: MIEKPKFLFAGGGTGGHLFSGIAVAELLRERLPGSKVLFVGTRNGLEKDIVPKAGFDLDFIEATPLKGSGWVARVRSLLRLPKAYRQSKKILKKFQPDIVIGIGGYASGAMVLAAHYAGLPTALIEQNSVPGFTNRQLGRFAGKIFIAFEKAKEYFSPAKTQLTGNPARRLQAPAAAKEAGQFCLFVMGGSQGAHALNVAVMEALPGLKDRTGRYRFIHQTGGQDFEAVKAAYAAAGFAAEVFPFSQDLAPHYARADLMLCRAGAGTIGELQNLGLASILVPYPFAADDHQRFNAAEMVASGAAEMILNAELSGAKLGERLRHYAEHPERLTEMGRKARALAKPEAAAQVLEHCLDMIEGKK